A window of Littorina saxatilis isolate snail1 linkage group LG7, US_GU_Lsax_2.0, whole genome shotgun sequence contains these coding sequences:
- the LOC138971022 gene encoding uncharacterized protein, with product MRYRLSLFCPVLFLFILSIATETCFNPRPANASYQADSLVSFESPTDVSCCFEGDLCHYSQGCVDSGMSNWSTNNGYASVSQSISNKGASVYSVLESPWVKLSKPTCVEFTYSRGLPYQLQVFLAFRNVEQPCLMENSTDVANNVNHTARFNIEPMTIKIQFRVKGGGAGQEVPPPKLYPIKVLEGGCSQKDGEFTEFWAKPLQMSTQCRQASVTATSSSTRHTTASSTTGPTATVGNITSPDGESDNSAAAIAGVMVTAVVLVVVIIVVVIVYRRKRRQSKPDDDNENTEDLSTTAGGTNAGNTATERRGNPFSRRDGDYTDIDVATTPSSDINPYDLADDGTNTNGSLSPNLQRLNGSKEDDYSRIDEAQPAAAHSEKNATPERPNPNDVYSVVNKPGKKTPTPGYSLAKIVGEKPTQPNPKDVYSVVNKKGKKFEPAAKPGQPDTEYNTISHNGNNTSSQKAPGGATPDTYNRISAVPSLGLNENSRACTKPEDGLLTDDYNKLNLAGNGSMKEKSGAAGAAYDHVCNDPDDGYSKARTGKRNVVIDSDYHRLKP from the exons ATGAGGTACCGGTTAAGCTTGTTCTGTCCAGTGCTGTTCCTGTTTATTCTTAGCATAGCGACCGAGACTTGTTTCAACCCACG GCCGGCAAATGCATCTTATCAAGCAGACTCTCTTG TCTCATTTGAATCCCCAACCGATGTAAGCTGCTGCTTTGAAGGAGACCTTTGCCACTACAGTCAAGGTTGCGTTGACAGCGGTATGAGCAACTGGAGCACAAACAATG GCTATGCCAGTGTCAGTCAGAGCATTTCAAATAAGGGAGCCAGCGTATATTCCGTTCTGGAGTCTCCATGGGTCAAATTGTCTAAGCCAACCTGTGTAGAGTTTACATACTCCAGAGGCTTGCCGTATCAGCTCCAGGTGTTCCTTGCATTCAGAAACGTTGAACAGCCTTGCTTGATGGAAAACTCTACAGACGTCGCTAACAATGTGAATCATACTGCACGATTTAACATCGAACCGATGACAATAAAG ATTCAGTTCCGAGTAAAGGGTGGAGGTGCTGGACAAGAAGTGCCACCTCCCAAACTTTACCCCATCAAAGTTCTTGAAGGCGGCTGTTCACAGAAGG ATGGAGAATTTACAGAATTTTGGGCAAAACCTCTGCAAATGTCCACCCAGTGTAGACAAGCATCAGTCACCGCGACCTCGTCTAGCACAAGGCACACCACTGCCAGCAGCACAACAGGTCCAACGGCTACTGTTGGCAACATAACATCTCCAG ACGGCGAGAGTGATAACAGCGCTGCTGCCATCGCTGGGGTTATGGTAACTGCCGTTGTgctcgtcgtcgtcatcatcgtcgtcgtcattgtcTACAGGAGAAAACGTCGCCAAAG CAAACCTGACGATGACAACGAAAACACCGAGGACCTGTCAACGACAGCTGGAG GCACCAACGCGGGGAATACAGCCACTGAAAGACGAGGCAACCCGTTTTCACGTCGTGACGGCGACTACACAGACATCGACGTGGCAACAACACCGTCTTCAGACATCAACCCTTATGACCTGGCAGACGATGGCACCAACACCAACGGCTCTCTTAGTCCTAACCTCCAGCGGCTGAACGGGAGCAAAGAAGACGACTACAGTCGCATTGACGAGGCACAACCCGCTGCAGCCCACAGCGAGAAGAACGCGACACCAGAAAGACCAAACCCCAATGACGTGTACAGCGTTGTCAACAAACCAGGCAAGAAGACTCCTACTCCAGGGTACAGCCTCGCCAAAATCGTGGGTGAGAAACCGACCCAGCCCAATCCTAAGGATGTGTACAGTGTTGTCAACAAGAAAGGCAAGAAGTTTGAACCTGCAGCTAAACCCGGACAGCCAGACACCGAGTACAATACCATCAGCCATAATGGAAACAACACCTCTTCGCAAAAGGCTCCCGGGGGCGCAACTCCTGACACTTACAACAGAATTAGCGCAGTTCCTTCCCTTGGACTGAACGAGAACAGCCGCGCATGCACAAAACCTGAGGACGGTTTACTTACGGACGACTACAACAAACTGAACTTGGCTGGGAACGGGTCAATGAAGGAGAAAAGTGGAGCAGCTGGCGCAGCCTATGACCACGTGTGCAATGACCCTGATGATGGGTACAGCAAAGCACGGACTGGAAAACGGAACGTCGTTATTGATTCTGATTACCATCGCTTGAAGCCTTAA